A window from Lampris incognitus isolate fLamInc1 chromosome 5, fLamInc1.hap2, whole genome shotgun sequence encodes these proteins:
- the f8a gene encoding 40-kDa huntingtin-associated protein: MAAEGDFLMRYRAVSNKLKKRFLRKPNVAEASEQFGQLAKELKQQDCLQYAAFCNLAMARCEQTLFNAPGEALALTDAARLFLSSEKENRALQAPGFDEHLQAALNCYSFAIKVYIEMNQPVMAASLSFELGNALKEMNRPGEAIVNYQRAAELQVQCPIEALLSLGEMATCKILTRDYDGALSVLTEMQLMCQERGLQLPGTNTPVGAFLDIVAKCEISRVLLLMLLEPPPQKLLPEHAQTLERYAWESFDPHSQVTFLPENVFLLLQSVVMACQEKDTESLKSLQTELWPFLSTEQNHLLHLVVQERITPSGQGI, encoded by the exons ATGGCTGCGGAGGGAGACTTTCTGATGAGATACCGTGCTGTGTCAAATAAACTGAAAAA ACGTTTCCTTCGGAAGCCTAATGTGGCAGAGGCAAGTGAGCAGTTTG GTCAGCTAGCCAAAGAACTAAAGCAGCAGGACTGCCTTCAATATGCTGCTTTCTGCAACCTTGCCATGGCACG GTGCGAGCAGACACTCTTCAATGCTCCTGGAGAGGCTCTAGCGTTAACCGATGCTGCTCGACTCTTTCTCTCCTCGGAGAAGGAGAACAGGGCGCTACAAGCCCCAGGctttgatgagcatctgcagGCTGCCCTCAACTGCTACAGCTTTGCCATCAAG GTGTACATTGAGATGAACCAGCCAGTAATGGCAGCCAGCCTTTCTTTCGAACTTGGCAATGCACTCAAG GAGATGAACAGACCAGGGGAGGCAATAGTTAATTACCAGAGGGCTGCAGAGTTGCAAGTACAGTGTCCTATTGAAGCTCTGTTGTCTTTGGGAGAAATGGCCACCTGCAAAATCCTCACCC GTGACTATGATGGTGCTTTGTCAGTGTTAACAGAGATGCAATTGATGTGCCAAGAAAGAGGACTGCAGCTACCAGGCACTAACACCCCTGTCG GTGCATTTCTGGACATTGTGGCCAAGTGTGAGATCTCTAGAGTGCTGCTGCTAATGTTGCTTGAG CCTCCGCCTCAAAAGCTGTTACCAGAGCATGCACAGACCCTGGAGAGATATGCATGGGAGTCCTTTGACCCCCATAGCCAGG TGACCTTCCTGCCTGAGAATGTTTTCCTGCTCCTCCAGTCAGTGGTG ATGGCGTGCCAGGAAAAAGACACAGAATCCCTGAAGTCTCTTCAAACAGAGCTGTG GCCATTTCTCTCCACTGAGCAGAACCATCTTCTCCACCTGGTGGTCCAGGAGCGCATCACCCCATCTGGGCAAGGGATTTAG
- the emp1 gene encoding epithelial membrane protein 1, with product MLILAGIVVLHITTIILLLVATIDNAWWMTGTVSTDLWGRWELRGSAWHYTNLKDYPEDLLQAVQATSVLACIFAILALFVFVAQLFTLAKGQRFTFSGVMQFISCLCIMIAASIYTSDFHKGETEGGYGHSFVLAWISFVLSFLLAIIYLVLRKKSE from the exons ATGTTGATCCTGGCCGGAATCGTTGTTCTGCACATTACCACCATCATCCTCCTGCTGGTGGCCACCATTGATAAT GCCTGGTGGATGACAGGGACGGTATCCACTGACTTGTGGGGGAGATGGGAGCTGCGAGGCTCAGCCTGGCATTACACCAACCTGAAAGACTACCCTGAAG ACTTGCTTCAGGCAGTGCAGGCCACCTCTGTGCTGGCCTGTATTTTTGCCATCCTGGCCCTCTTCGTGTTTGTGGCccagctgttcaccctggcaaaGGGCCAGAGGTTTACCTTCTCTGGAGTGATGCAGTTTATTTCTT GTCTGTGCATAATGATTGCAGCCTCAATCTACACGTCAGACTTTCACaagggggagacagagggagggtaTGGACACTCCTTTGTCCTGGCCTGGATCTCTTTTGTCCTCTCCTTTCTTCTGGCCATCATCTACCTCGTCTTGCGGAAGAAGAGCGAGTAA